Proteins encoded together in one Vicia villosa cultivar HV-30 ecotype Madison, WI unplaced genomic scaffold, Vvil1.0 ctg.000939F_1_1, whole genome shotgun sequence window:
- the LOC131632413 gene encoding uncharacterized protein LOC131632413, with amino-acid sequence MAKTKEIDIVDGSFKEQYKRIHEYAHELLRANPGSTVKVTSQPFQGEEESIENPQIQLNPHFQRMYIYCKACKERFFKCRHIIGLDGCFLKGYYGGQILVAIGRDLNDLMMLIVFAVVEGETKDSWSWFLDLLISDLGGSRICQTYTFIRALTSNIRIVASCGSEVMFQAMLEMKGVNENAFEYLIKLPARYWSKEFFKPYPLCDALVNNMLEAFNYVFVTSRDKPIITMLKEIRVYLMLRWESNREKIAKFEGDILPNIKKKLAKESGRTNYWIVRLWMLTGLPSCHAMSCMKSQQLDVEKFVPDCYRKVPYEACYASVIFPVNGENLWEKKDYVELQPPPIKRQS; translated from the exons ATGGCTAAGACAAAGGAAATTGACATTGTTGATGGATCATTTAAAGAACAATACAAAAGGATACATGAATATGCACATGAACTTCTGAGGGCCAATCCTGGTTCAACAGTTAAAGTAACCAGTCAACCATTCCAAGGTGAAGAAGAAAGCATTGAGAATCCTCAAATTCAACTGAATCCACATTTTCAGAGAATGTACATCTATTGTAAGGCATGCAAGGAAAGATTTTTCAAGTGCAGGCATATAATAGGTTTGGATGGATGCTTCTTGAAGGGTTACTATGGTGGACAGATTCTTGTTGCAATTGGGAGGGATCTCAATGACCTGATGATGCTAATTGTTTTTGCTGTGGTGGAGGGAGAAACCAAAGATTCTTGGAGTTGGTTCCTTGATTTATTGATATCTGATCTTGGAGGGTCAAGGATATGCCAAACCTACACTTTCATAA GGGCTCTTACCAGCAATATAAGAATTGTTGCCTCATGTGGATCAGAGGTTATGTTTCAG GCTATGCTGGAGATGAAAGGTGTTAATGAGAATGCCTTCGAGTATTTGATAAAGCTGCCAGCTAGGTATTGGAGCAAGGAATTCTTCAAGCCATATCCTCTTTGTGATGCCTTGGTGAACAACATGTTAGAGGCTTTCAACTATGTGTTTGTGACTTCTAGGGATAAACCTATAATAACCATGCTTAAAGAAATCAGGGTATACCTCATGCTAAGGTGGGAGTCAAATAGAGAAAAAATTGCCAAGTTTGAAGGAGATATTTTGCCAAATATCAAGAAAAAGCTTGCAAAAGAATCTGGAAGAACAAACTACTGGATTGTGAG GTTATGGATGCTGACTGGTTTACCTTCCTGTCATGCTATGAGTTGCATGAAATCACAACAACTTGATGTTGAAAAATTTGTGCCTGACTGTTACAGAAAAGTTCCTTATGAGGCATGCTATGCAAGTGTTATTTTTCCAGTTAATGGAGAAAACCTGTGGGAGAAGAAGGACTATGTTGAATTGCAACCACCACCTATCAAAAGGCAGTCGTga